The genomic DNA AGCTGGATCCTCGCCCCCGACAACGGCTCCCTCAACACCCTCTTGAAAGCAGTGGGGTTGGGCTCCTGGCAACAGGACTGGCTCGGCGACCCCGACCTCGCGCTCTACAGCGTCATGGGCGTCATGGTCTGGGTCCAACTCGGCTTCCCGCTCGTGGTGTTCATGGCCGGACTGCAACGCGTCGACCCCCAGCTCTACGAGGCCGCCGAACTCGACGGCGCCGGCTGGTGGCGCCGCTTCTGGCACATCACGCTGCCGCAGATCCGCCCCGAGATCTACGTCGTCCTCACCTGGTGCACGATCGCCGCGCTCAAGGTGTTCGGCGCGGTGTACGTCCTGACGAAGGGCGGCCCGGGCGGCGCGACCGACGTCCCGTCCTACTTCTCCTTCACCACGTTCTTCGAGAAGACCCAGGTCGGCTACGGAGCCGCGATATCAACGGTGTTGACGCTGATCATCCTGGTGCTCTCCCTCGCCTTCCTGAAACTCCAGACCCGCGCGGAGGAAGGTGATCGGGCATGACGACCGCCCTGCGCCGCTACCCCGTACTGATCGCCCTGTGCATCGCCGCCCTCTTCATGGTCGTCCCGTTCCTGATCGTCCTGGTCAACGCCGTGAAGTCACCGGCCGAGTACTCCGAACACGGCCCGCTCAGCCTCCCCCAGGGCCTCTACCTGGACGGACTCAAGGACTTCTGGCAGCGCGTCGACTACGGCCAGAAGCTCTTCAACTCGGCCCTGATCAGCGGCTCGGTGGCTTTCCTCGCCGCCGCCCTCTCCGTCCTCAACGCCTACGCGATCGGC from Streptomyces sp. NBC_01478 includes the following:
- a CDS encoding carbohydrate ABC transporter permease — protein: MTVTVEKDGRVLDKRHTVRHPARRPRNSYALFLLPGALAALTVIVVPFLMNTAVSFTSWQGVGDPKWTGLANYRDLLDDAEFWASFRHSLFMVVAMAAVPTVIGLVLAAALFDYIAKHFGSRVATVLRACFYLPQVLPIAVAGIVWSWILAPDNGSLNTLLKAVGLGSWQQDWLGDPDLALYSVMGVMVWVQLGFPLVVFMAGLQRVDPQLYEAAELDGAGWWRRFWHITLPQIRPEIYVVLTWCTIAALKVFGAVYVLTKGGPGGATDVPSYFSFTTFFEKTQVGYGAAISTVLTLIILVLSLAFLKLQTRAEEGDRA